From the genome of Halomonas sp. 1513, one region includes:
- a CDS encoding ribonuclease PH produces MRPSGRQPDQAREIRLTRDYTRHAEGSVLVEFGDTKVLCNASVEAGVPRWLRGKGQGWVTAEYGMLPRATHTRGGREASRGKQGGRTLEIQRLIGRSLRAAVNLKKLGEFTITVDCDVIQADGGTRTAAITGACVALVDAIRYMQRKKQIKQDPFVQLVSSVSVGIFKGTPVVDLDYPEDSGADTDMNVVMTESGGLIEVQGTAEAGAFSRAELNALLDLAEATGADLFAHQREALGIRQ; encoded by the coding sequence ATGCGCCCCAGTGGACGACAGCCCGACCAGGCCCGCGAGATCCGCCTGACCCGCGACTATACCCGGCACGCCGAAGGCTCGGTGCTGGTGGAGTTCGGCGACACCAAGGTGTTGTGCAATGCCAGCGTCGAGGCCGGCGTGCCGCGCTGGCTGCGCGGCAAGGGCCAGGGCTGGGTCACCGCCGAGTATGGGATGCTGCCGCGGGCCACCCATACCCGCGGCGGGCGCGAGGCGTCACGCGGCAAGCAGGGCGGCCGTACCCTGGAGATTCAGCGCCTGATCGGCCGCTCGCTGCGCGCCGCGGTCAACCTCAAGAAGCTGGGCGAATTCACCATCACCGTCGACTGCGACGTGATCCAGGCCGACGGCGGCACCCGCACCGCTGCGATCACCGGCGCTTGCGTGGCGCTGGTCGATGCCATCCGCTACATGCAGCGCAAGAAGCAGATCAAGCAGGACCCCTTCGTGCAGCTGGTCAGCTCGGTGTCGGTGGGCATCTTCAAGGGCACGCCAGTGGTCGATCTCGACTACCCCGAGGACAGCGGTGCCGATACCGACATGAACGTGGTGATGACCGAGTCGGGCGGGCTGATCGAGGTGCAGGGTACCGCCGAGGCCGGCGCCTTCTCCCGCGCCGAGCTCAATGCGCTGCTCGACTTGGCCGAGGCCACCGGCGCCGACCTGTTCGCCCACCAGCGCGAGGCGCTGGGCATCCGCCAGTAG
- a CDS encoding YicC family protein, with the protein MVHSMTAFTRQRHEAEWGSLQLELRSVNQRYLDLHFRLPDSLRDLEPLWRDALRHRLARGKVECTLRFEPLAGGDGLSVDRTRLKALAQALVEVRSELPGVAMPDALGMLQHPGVLAAESVDHEAIQAAAQALFKTALDDLVAGRAREGAQLAELIRARLTGIREQVAEVRRLLPDILARQRQQLLERLEAIKAELDPQRLEAELALMAQKADVDEELDRLDTHVSEVERQLTQQGPVGRRLDFLMQELNREANTLSSKSVVAESTRCAVELKVLIEQMREQIQNIE; encoded by the coding sequence ATGGTGCACAGCATGACCGCCTTCACCCGCCAGCGCCACGAGGCCGAGTGGGGCAGCCTGCAGCTCGAACTGCGCTCGGTGAACCAGCGCTATCTCGACCTGCACTTCCGCCTGCCCGACAGCCTGCGCGACCTCGAGCCGCTGTGGCGGGATGCGCTGCGCCACCGCCTGGCGCGCGGCAAGGTCGAGTGCACCCTGCGCTTCGAGCCGCTGGCCGGCGGCGACGGCCTGAGCGTCGACCGCACGCGCCTCAAGGCTCTCGCCCAGGCGCTGGTCGAGGTGCGCAGCGAGCTGCCCGGCGTCGCCATGCCCGACGCCCTCGGCATGCTCCAGCACCCCGGCGTACTGGCCGCCGAGAGCGTCGACCACGAGGCCATTCAGGCCGCCGCCCAGGCGCTGTTCAAGACCGCCCTGGACGACCTGGTGGCGGGCCGCGCCCGCGAAGGCGCACAGCTCGCCGAGCTGATCCGCGCCCGTCTGACCGGCATCCGCGAGCAGGTCGCCGAGGTGCGCCGCCTGCTCCCCGACATCCTCGCCCGCCAGCGCCAGCAGTTGCTCGAACGGCTCGAGGCGATCAAGGCCGAGCTCGACCCCCAGCGCCTCGAGGCCGAGCTGGCGCTGATGGCGCAGAAGGCCGACGTCGACGAAGAGCTCGACCGCCTCGATACCCACGTAAGCGAGGTCGAGCGCCAGCTCACCCAGCAGGGCCCGGTGGGCCGCCGCCTGGACTTCCTGATGCAGGAGCTCAACCGCGAGGCCAACACCCTCTCCTCCAAATCCGTCGTTGCCGAGTCGACCCGCTGCGCGGTGGAACTCAAGGTACTGATCGAGCAGATGCGGGAGCAAATACAAAACATCGAGTGA
- a CDS encoding two-component sensor histidine kinase has protein sequence MSHFSDELPLDELLPPAHQAKVIALLEQLSGASCCLSHDQQGEPVTFNLETVACLKANLPPFKSAAAVELLELLLFHAGKYRLAANLHQHASEASYQALQQRNAELEVSETRYRRLSETLQQKIDEQVKLIEQSQHELYESARLRAVGQLAAGIAHEINTPIGFIASNLGIAKEYLEELSPCLEEHQGAREVADDFQALLDESAQGANKIASIVNDLRTFSNLDQADFAPCNINALAEATCNLLQAEYHHGLCIELRLGQVPTFYGYPAKVSQALLNVLDNAAKAVGRKGRIHLDTYSQDGLVIARVSDDGDGICEEVKRRAFEPFFTTRDVGAGTGLGLCVVRDVVAAHHGRVTVESDGQRGVTVTMAFGSAPS, from the coding sequence ATGAGCCACTTCAGCGATGAGTTGCCGCTCGATGAGCTTCTGCCTCCCGCTCATCAGGCCAAGGTAATAGCGCTGCTCGAGCAGCTGAGCGGGGCAAGCTGCTGTCTCAGTCATGACCAACAGGGCGAACCGGTCACCTTCAACCTGGAGACGGTGGCCTGCCTAAAGGCCAACCTGCCGCCGTTCAAGTCGGCAGCGGCGGTGGAGTTGCTGGAGCTACTGCTGTTTCACGCCGGAAAATACCGCTTGGCAGCCAACCTTCATCAGCACGCCAGCGAAGCCAGCTATCAGGCACTGCAGCAGCGCAATGCCGAGCTCGAAGTCTCCGAGACCCGCTACCGCCGGCTCTCGGAAACCCTGCAGCAGAAGATCGATGAGCAGGTCAAGCTCATCGAGCAGTCGCAGCATGAGCTATACGAGAGCGCGCGGCTGCGGGCGGTGGGTCAGCTGGCTGCGGGGATCGCCCATGAGATCAACACCCCGATTGGCTTTATTGCCAGCAACCTAGGGATCGCCAAGGAGTACCTCGAGGAGCTGTCGCCATGCCTCGAGGAACATCAGGGTGCGCGGGAGGTGGCCGACGATTTCCAGGCGCTGCTCGATGAGTCTGCCCAGGGGGCCAACAAGATTGCGAGTATCGTCAACGACCTGAGGACCTTCTCTAATCTCGATCAGGCCGACTTCGCGCCATGCAACATCAACGCCCTGGCTGAGGCGACCTGTAACCTGCTGCAGGCCGAATACCACCATGGCTTGTGCATCGAGCTGCGGCTCGGCCAGGTCCCAACATTTTACGGCTACCCAGCCAAGGTGTCCCAGGCGTTGCTCAATGTGCTGGACAACGCTGCCAAGGCCGTTGGCAGAAAGGGCCGTATCCACCTCGATACCTACTCGCAGGACGGGCTGGTGATAGCTCGTGTCAGTGACGATGGCGACGGTATCTGCGAGGAGGTAAAGCGGCGTGCCTTCGAGCCCTTCTTCACCACCCGTGACGTCGGCGCGGGCACCGGGCTCGGGCTGTGCGTGGTCAGGGACGTGGTCGCTGCCCACCATGGGCGAGTAACGGTCGAGAGCGACGGCCAGCGCGGTGTCACCGTGACCATGGCATTCGGTTCAGCGCCGAGCTGA
- a CDS encoding two-component system response regulator — translation MNDTSALTLLAVDDEPNILRTLKRVLRHEPYRVLTAESGSQALEIMHAEAVDLIISDARMPEMDGAELLARVQRRWPECVRILFTGYADLTSTVRAINEGKIYRYIAKPWNDDELRLTLSQALAHLHTERERKRLEALTQAQNEELVALNASLEQRVRDRTEELQQTADMLDVAYAELKQSYVTATRVFSSLINLRLPRHCQTNAQVGDLIKAFAETQQLDEALTRDLSMAAALYNLGKLTWEDRLFKQPYDLLYREDREVYRSYPATGESLLMSLEPLQDAAQIIRHHQERWNGTGFPNRLSGAEIPYGARLLKLAVDFIELQQGMVLDHRVLRDEALALLRKYAGRTYDPEMCEAFVEMCIDKAPDLGLADNSVLVLDTRRVEPGMVLVRDLHSDAGMLLLNEGKELSTGLIEKLMRFEESEDTRYTLLVRPPDPAA, via the coding sequence ATGAACGATACGTCTGCCCTGACGCTGCTGGCGGTGGACGACGAGCCCAATATTCTGCGTACCCTGAAGCGCGTACTGCGCCATGAGCCCTATCGTGTACTGACCGCAGAGAGCGGCTCCCAGGCGCTGGAGATCATGCACGCCGAGGCGGTCGATCTGATCATCTCCGACGCTCGCATGCCGGAAATGGACGGCGCCGAACTGCTCGCCCGGGTGCAGCGGCGGTGGCCCGAGTGCGTACGGATCCTGTTTACCGGTTATGCCGACCTCACCTCCACGGTACGGGCGATCAACGAGGGCAAGATCTACCGCTACATCGCCAAACCCTGGAACGACGATGAACTTCGTCTCACCCTGAGCCAGGCGTTGGCACATCTGCATACCGAGCGCGAACGAAAGCGCCTCGAGGCCTTGACCCAGGCGCAGAACGAAGAGCTGGTAGCGCTCAACGCCTCGCTTGAACAGCGCGTGCGCGATCGCACCGAAGAACTGCAGCAGACCGCCGACATGCTCGACGTGGCCTATGCCGAGCTCAAGCAGAGCTACGTTACGGCGACCCGGGTCTTCTCGTCGCTGATCAACCTGCGGCTGCCGAGGCACTGCCAGACCAACGCGCAGGTTGGCGACCTGATCAAGGCGTTTGCCGAGACCCAGCAGCTCGATGAGGCATTGACGCGAGATCTGTCGATGGCTGCCGCGCTCTACAACCTCGGCAAGCTGACGTGGGAGGACCGCCTGTTCAAGCAGCCCTACGATCTGCTCTATCGTGAAGATCGCGAGGTCTATCGTAGCTATCCGGCCACCGGCGAGAGCCTGCTGATGTCGCTGGAGCCGCTACAGGATGCGGCGCAGATCATCCGCCACCACCAGGAGCGTTGGAACGGTACCGGTTTCCCCAACCGGCTCAGTGGTGCGGAGATTCCCTATGGGGCGCGGCTGCTCAAGCTGGCGGTCGACTTCATCGAACTGCAGCAGGGCATGGTGCTCGATCATCGCGTGTTACGTGACGAGGCCTTGGCGCTGCTCAGGAAGTATGCCGGGCGGACCTATGATCCCGAGATGTGCGAGGCCTTCGTCGAGATGTGCATCGACAAGGCACCCGACCTGGGCTTGGCCGATAACAGCGTGCTGGTGCTGGATACGCGGCGGGTCGAGCCGGGCATGGTACTGGTGCGGGACCTGCACTCAGATGCGGGCATGCTGCTGCTCAACGAGGGCAAGGAGCTTTCCACGGGGCTGATCGAGAAGCTGATGCGCTTCGAGGAGTCGGAAGATACCCGCTATACCCTTCTGGTGCGACCCCCAGATCCGGCCGCCTGA